A portion of the Hyalangium minutum genome contains these proteins:
- a CDS encoding DUF4157 domain-containing protein: MPHPHKPMQTSRPGNVTALAEDLLLPTGGRPLPPSVRRSMEQFFDADFSDVRILVGPHVSALGARAFTLGSDIHFAPGEYSARTGRGLELLGHELTHVLQQRTGRARGRWGRSGVVLQDAALEAEADSMGRRAAARLVRGGHLLDSRLEEAPLSVAAMHDTLWQPVPAGALVQLQPEGEALSEATFLKVASKFVYDRANKEEDIMEVQATILNGALYFAANYRAGQGLYPLSKYYPPNFDFWHNKKREKIYRKADIQTIQGTLHAEQALLGVLAQKLKNGEALTRMVVIGTKRPCSYCRRVLRAFNTALAAHYPDVNLHFVDRTGKTVPAEVERLTLVPGSIEGTFKRFATQYAQELAALIPFHAGMAHLADEAEETNSVRTNASPEISYMT; the protein is encoded by the coding sequence GTGCCTCATCCCCACAAACCGATGCAAACCTCTCGGCCAGGCAACGTGACGGCCCTGGCCGAGGACCTCCTGCTGCCCACGGGGGGGAGGCCACTGCCTCCGTCCGTGCGCCGCTCCATGGAGCAGTTCTTTGATGCGGACTTCTCTGACGTGCGCATCCTTGTGGGGCCCCACGTCAGTGCCCTGGGGGCGCGGGCCTTCACCCTTGGCTCCGACATCCACTTCGCGCCCGGTGAGTACTCGGCTCGGACGGGGCGCGGCCTGGAGTTACTGGGGCATGAGCTCACGCATGTGCTCCAGCAGCGCACGGGGCGGGCGCGCGGCCGCTGGGGCCGCAGCGGGGTGGTGCTCCAGGATGCGGCGCTCGAGGCCGAGGCGGACAGCATGGGGCGGCGGGCGGCCGCGAGACTGGTGCGCGGCGGGCATCTCCTGGACTCGCGCCTGGAGGAGGCACCTCTGTCCGTGGCAGCGATGCATGACACGCTTTGGCAGCCAGTGCCCGCTGGGGCCCTGGTTCAGCTACAGCCCGAAGGAGAGGCTCTCTCCGAGGCGACCTTCCTCAAGGTCGCCTCCAAATTCGTCTACGACCGCGCCAACAAGGAAGAGGACATCATGGAGGTCCAGGCCACCATCCTCAACGGGGCCCTGTACTTCGCGGCCAACTACAGGGCAGGCCAGGGCCTCTACCCCCTCAGCAAATACTACCCTCCCAACTTCGACTTCTGGCACAACAAGAAGCGGGAGAAGATTTACAGAAAGGCCGACATCCAGACCATTCAGGGGACCCTCCATGCGGAGCAGGCCCTACTTGGGGTGTTGGCACAAAAGCTGAAGAATGGAGAGGCGCTGACACGAATGGTGGTTATCGGCACCAAGCGCCCCTGCTCCTACTGCCGCCGGGTGCTACGGGCCTTCAATACGGCGCTTGCGGCGCACTATCCCGACGTCAATCTGCACTTCGTCGACAGGACCGGCAAGACAGTGCCCGCAGAGGTGGAGCGTCTCACACTGGTGCCGGGCAGCATTGAAGGTACCTTCAAGCGGTTTGCGACGCAGTACGCACAAGAACTCGCCGCGCTGATTCCGTTTCATGCAGGGATGGCGCATCTGGCCGACGAGGCGGAGGAAACCAATTCCGTGCGCACCAATGCCTCCCCCGAAATCTCGTACATGACATAG
- a CDS encoding trypsin-like serine peptidase, whose amino-acid sequence MGMRGTWKAIVFATLCVGGLFAYGRCASRSTASRLAADAGAGPSGVDGGNASSPNLREGEVLPVDDRIDLSDGVEDLENQFAFATMVAASVNGGETFKCTGVLISPRVVLTAGHCVCPRHSLVEPGSDAQLVIDGVACAEEMEVTTITYFPRAESSDGPPGFRAQTYRAQVSVHPALKILLDAQPLVLSSHADLAVALLDSPVEDPSMSVRLADSEVKLGEVIRVAGYGLDAATDFIHGVRRSGQKEVKRLPAGGADEMVLAPHGEPLTMGSGELCLRQDKTGMSLVGLSGKGAGPMPGCTSVHLYREWLNVQIQKSITIPPRMDGGMK is encoded by the coding sequence ATGGGCATGCGCGGAACTTGGAAGGCGATTGTGTTCGCAACTCTCTGCGTGGGAGGGCTTTTCGCCTACGGCAGATGCGCCTCGCGCTCCACCGCCTCCAGACTTGCCGCCGATGCAGGGGCAGGCCCATCCGGTGTGGATGGAGGGAATGCCTCATCGCCCAACTTGCGTGAGGGTGAGGTGTTGCCTGTTGACGATCGGATTGACCTCTCCGATGGCGTGGAGGACCTGGAGAATCAATTCGCATTTGCCACCATGGTGGCGGCCTCTGTGAACGGAGGGGAAACATTCAAGTGCACTGGCGTGCTTATCAGCCCAAGAGTGGTCCTGACCGCTGGCCATTGTGTGTGCCCGCGGCATTCACTCGTGGAGCCAGGAAGTGATGCCCAGCTTGTGATTGATGGGGTGGCGTGTGCGGAAGAGATGGAGGTGACAACGATCACCTATTTTCCGCGAGCGGAAAGCTCCGACGGTCCTCCAGGATTTCGAGCCCAGACGTATCGCGCCCAGGTGAGCGTCCACCCTGCTTTGAAAATCCTCTTGGATGCCCAGCCGCTTGTCCTCTCCAGTCATGCGGATCTCGCCGTTGCTCTTTTGGACAGCCCCGTGGAAGATCCGTCCATGTCCGTTCGCCTCGCGGACTCTGAGGTCAAATTGGGGGAAGTCATCCGTGTCGCGGGATACGGTCTTGATGCGGCTACCGATTTCATTCATGGGGTCAGGCGTTCAGGCCAAAAGGAAGTCAAAAGACTCCCCGCTGGAGGTGCTGATGAAATGGTGCTTGCCCCGCATGGCGAACCGTTGACCATGGGCAGTGGAGAACTGTGCTTGCGCCAAGACAAGACGGGGATGTCTCTCGTCGGCTTATCCGGTAAGGGGGCAGGGCCTATGCCGGGATGCACGAGCGTCCACCTGTATCGCGAGTGGCTCAACGTTCAAATCCAGAAGTCAATCACCATCCCACCGCGCATGGACGGTGGCATGAAGTAA
- a CDS encoding J domain-containing protein, with protein MSACPCCLEPLKPALMGLGGRRIAGSCDICGDAVCQTCLQAGTPAVEALFRRRALEGHPAPRSSRGQACRSCVWDAFEARGQRPPFPEPPGRRRRAAQAACGHERAVKWMQCCPTCGAELNWEAEHGNPECDACGAPSHPDFNACWACGESFEEDNAPSDTAEGYVLAFDCSSRKCEGRVAWLMPFCPWCATAQRWQPSEEADAPTCVACEARLDPTWAFCVSCGEEAPLPEDCFTCGALLEQAEGAARCEHCQRIVCDACFGDYTLPEPRAGQPGARGSTASARELLLCTPCAEELGASPVEEEAPAEPEPEAPEEPEADEEPEAAEEPKAAEEPPTARAAPASSPWEVLGVAPGTPLAEVKRAYLQLITQYHPDKVAQLGPKLQALAAEETRRLNHAWSELRQRAGSGSH; from the coding sequence ATGTCTGCGTGCCCGTGCTGCCTGGAACCGCTGAAGCCGGCCCTCATGGGCCTGGGCGGCCGCCGTATCGCGGGCTCGTGCGACATCTGTGGTGACGCCGTCTGTCAGACGTGCCTACAGGCGGGCACACCGGCGGTCGAGGCGCTCTTCCGCCGCCGGGCTCTCGAGGGCCACCCCGCGCCTCGCTCCTCCCGAGGCCAGGCCTGCCGCAGCTGTGTCTGGGACGCATTCGAGGCTCGCGGACAGCGCCCGCCCTTCCCCGAGCCCCCAGGCCGGCGCAGGCGAGCGGCCCAGGCGGCCTGCGGCCACGAGCGGGCCGTGAAATGGATGCAGTGCTGCCCCACCTGCGGCGCCGAGCTGAACTGGGAGGCCGAGCACGGCAACCCCGAGTGCGACGCGTGCGGTGCGCCCTCGCACCCCGACTTCAACGCCTGCTGGGCCTGCGGCGAGTCCTTCGAGGAGGACAACGCGCCCAGCGACACCGCCGAGGGCTATGTGCTCGCCTTCGATTGCAGCTCGCGCAAGTGCGAGGGCCGCGTGGCGTGGCTCATGCCGTTCTGCCCGTGGTGCGCCACGGCCCAGCGCTGGCAACCCTCCGAAGAGGCGGATGCCCCCACGTGCGTAGCGTGCGAGGCCCGGCTCGATCCCACCTGGGCCTTCTGCGTGTCCTGCGGCGAGGAGGCCCCGCTGCCCGAGGACTGCTTCACGTGCGGCGCCTTGCTCGAGCAGGCAGAGGGCGCCGCGCGCTGCGAGCACTGTCAGCGGATCGTCTGTGACGCGTGCTTCGGCGACTACACCCTGCCCGAGCCACGCGCCGGACAGCCTGGAGCGAGGGGCAGCACCGCCAGCGCTCGGGAGCTGTTGCTCTGCACGCCGTGCGCGGAGGAGCTCGGGGCCTCTCCCGTGGAGGAAGAAGCCCCGGCGGAGCCAGAGCCGGAGGCACCTGAGGAGCCGGAGGCCGACGAAGAGCCAGAGGCCGCTGAGGAGCCGAAGGCTGCTGAGGAGCCCCCTACGGCGAGAGCGGCGCCCGCCAGCAGTCCCTGGGAGGTGCTCGGCGTGGCTCCGGGCACGCCCCTCGCCGAGGTGAAGCGGGCCTACCTCCAGCTCATCACCCAGTACCACCCGGACAAGGTGGCGCAGCTGGGGCCCAAGCTCCAGGCGTTGGCGGCGGAGGAGACCCGCCGGCTCAACCATGCGTGGAGCGAGCTCCGGCAACGCGCGGGCTCCGGCTCCCATTAA
- a CDS encoding protein adenylyltransferase SelO encodes MLSFSSRFLESTPGDPLIDRRPRQVHGALWSKVEPTPVPAPRLIAWSPEVAQQLGLDEATLRSPEAVQVLAGNALWPGMVPYAANYGGHQFGNWAGQLGDGRAIVLGELVAPDGARYELQLKGAGPTPYSRRADGRAVLRSSIREFLCSEAMHHLGVPTTRALSLVATGDSVIRDMFYDGNPEPEPGAIVCRVAPTFLRFGNFELCSSRGDVALLKQLADFTLTHFFSELGKPSKETYAAFFHEVARRTAKLIAHWQAVGFVHGVMNTDNMSILGLTLDYGPYGWTDDFNPGWTPNTTDAEQRRYRFGNQPTIGLWNVQCLGVALLPLFEDDENLLTAGLLEYQRTFEEEATRRFAAKLGLSSLRSEEDLALVNNGFAWLAAQETDMTRFFRGLSSVVTAETAPTGLPPVVRETFYGEVPEAHVAKGIEWLQAWWHRTRRAEAPPAELAQRMNAVNPKYVLRNWLAQEAIDAAHAGDDSGVLALLDVMRRPFDEQPGREKYAQKRPDWARFKAGCSALSCSS; translated from the coding sequence ATGCTTTCCTTCAGCTCCCGCTTCCTCGAGTCAACTCCCGGCGATCCCCTCATCGACCGCCGTCCGCGCCAGGTGCACGGCGCGCTGTGGTCGAAGGTGGAGCCGACGCCTGTTCCTGCCCCGAGGCTGATCGCTTGGTCTCCCGAGGTGGCGCAGCAGCTCGGGCTGGACGAGGCGACCCTGCGCTCCCCCGAGGCGGTGCAGGTGCTGGCGGGCAACGCGCTCTGGCCAGGGATGGTGCCGTATGCCGCGAACTACGGGGGGCACCAGTTCGGCAATTGGGCGGGGCAGCTTGGGGACGGCCGCGCCATCGTCCTGGGCGAGCTGGTGGCTCCGGATGGGGCGCGCTACGAGCTGCAGCTCAAGGGCGCGGGGCCCACGCCCTACTCGCGCCGTGCGGATGGGCGCGCGGTGCTGCGCTCGTCCATTCGTGAGTTCCTGTGCAGCGAGGCGATGCACCACCTCGGCGTGCCCACCACCCGGGCGCTGTCGTTGGTGGCGACGGGGGACTCGGTCATCCGGGACATGTTCTACGACGGCAACCCCGAGCCCGAGCCAGGCGCCATCGTCTGCCGGGTCGCGCCGACCTTCCTCCGGTTCGGTAACTTCGAGCTGTGCAGCAGCCGGGGGGACGTGGCGCTGCTGAAGCAGTTGGCGGACTTCACGCTGACGCACTTCTTCTCGGAACTCGGCAAGCCGTCCAAGGAGACGTACGCGGCCTTCTTCCACGAAGTGGCGCGGCGCACGGCGAAGCTCATTGCCCACTGGCAGGCGGTGGGATTCGTGCACGGCGTGATGAACACCGACAACATGTCGATCCTCGGGTTGACGCTCGACTACGGCCCCTACGGCTGGACCGACGACTTCAATCCAGGGTGGACGCCGAACACGACCGATGCGGAGCAGCGCCGCTACCGGTTCGGTAACCAGCCGACGATAGGACTGTGGAACGTCCAGTGCCTGGGCGTCGCGCTGCTGCCGCTCTTCGAGGATGACGAGAACCTGCTCACGGCGGGGCTGCTCGAGTACCAGCGTACCTTCGAGGAGGAGGCAACGCGGCGCTTCGCGGCGAAGCTCGGGCTGTCCTCGCTCCGGAGCGAGGAGGATCTGGCGTTGGTGAACAACGGGTTCGCGTGGCTAGCGGCGCAGGAGACGGACATGACCCGGTTCTTCCGGGGGCTCTCTTCGGTCGTGACGGCGGAGACGGCGCCCACTGGGCTGCCTCCGGTGGTACGCGAGACCTTCTACGGCGAGGTGCCCGAGGCCCACGTGGCGAAGGGCATCGAGTGGCTCCAGGCCTGGTGGCACCGCACGCGGCGGGCGGAGGCACCTCCGGCGGAGCTGGCGCAGCGCATGAACGCGGTGAACCCAAAGTACGTCCTGCGCAACTGGTTGGCCCAGGAGGCCATCGATGCGGCGCATGCGGGGGATGACTCGGGGGTGCTCGCGCTGCTGGACGTGATGCGGCGGCCGTTCGACGAGCAACCTGGACGTGAGAAGTACGCGCAGAAGCGTCCGGATTGGGCGCGGTTCAAGGCAGGGTGCTCGGCGCTCTCGTGCAGCTCGTAG
- a CDS encoding sigma 54-interacting transcriptional regulator: MAPHEDDDEQDSEQFETASIPVERKGPVRVKLVFLSGPDAGKSHALGAGRYLLGTASGCDYVLKDRAVSRQHLSLEVKESGVLARDLGSRNGSFCEGMRFTELEVRPGAVLKLGTTELKIVPEDSRERVILPSTRTSFGSLVGASRKMREVFAVLERLGSGDADVLIQGETGTGKEGCAEGIHTASKRHKGPFIIVDLAGIAPSLIESELFGHVKGAFTGAQSDRAGAFERAEGGTVFLDEVGELPMDIQPRLLRVLERRQVKRVGANDYRTVDMRVVAATHVDLEAAVKVGKFREDLFHRLAVLRVTLPPLRERLEDITLLVDTVLTRMGRPPSALSEQTRALLAQYPWPGNVRELRNVVERVVNMGEEGLPDIASPSAPGSKDKPRVAVPVTAAAAAAAAAPELDLPFKEAKERLIEGFERDYLKSLLERCEGNVSRASREAGIDRVYLRKLLKKHGLHDPDGP; the protein is encoded by the coding sequence GTGGCCCCCCACGAAGACGATGACGAGCAGGACTCCGAGCAGTTCGAGACTGCCAGCATTCCGGTCGAGCGGAAGGGCCCGGTGCGGGTCAAGCTCGTCTTCCTGTCGGGTCCGGACGCGGGGAAGAGCCACGCCCTCGGGGCCGGGCGCTACCTGCTTGGGACGGCGTCCGGGTGTGACTACGTCCTGAAGGATCGCGCTGTCTCCCGGCAGCACCTCTCCCTGGAGGTGAAGGAGAGCGGGGTGCTGGCGCGGGACCTGGGCTCGCGCAACGGCTCGTTCTGCGAGGGCATGCGCTTCACCGAGCTGGAGGTCCGCCCCGGCGCCGTGCTCAAGCTGGGCACCACCGAGCTGAAGATTGTTCCAGAGGACTCGCGCGAGCGCGTCATCCTGCCCTCCACCCGCACGAGCTTCGGCTCGCTGGTGGGCGCCAGCCGGAAGATGCGCGAGGTGTTCGCGGTCCTGGAGCGGCTGGGCTCCGGAGATGCGGATGTGCTCATCCAGGGCGAGACGGGCACCGGCAAGGAGGGCTGCGCCGAAGGCATCCACACGGCGAGCAAGCGCCACAAGGGCCCCTTCATCATCGTGGACCTGGCGGGCATTGCCCCCTCGCTGATCGAGTCCGAGCTGTTCGGCCACGTGAAGGGCGCCTTCACAGGCGCTCAGTCGGACCGGGCCGGGGCCTTCGAGCGCGCCGAGGGCGGCACCGTCTTCCTGGACGAGGTGGGCGAGCTGCCCATGGACATCCAGCCCCGGCTGCTGCGCGTGCTGGAGCGGCGGCAGGTGAAGCGGGTGGGGGCCAACGACTACCGCACGGTGGACATGCGGGTGGTGGCGGCCACGCACGTGGACCTGGAGGCGGCGGTGAAGGTGGGGAAGTTCCGCGAGGACCTGTTCCACCGGCTCGCGGTGCTGCGGGTGACGTTGCCGCCGCTGCGCGAGCGCCTGGAGGACATCACGCTGCTGGTGGACACGGTGCTGACGCGGATGGGGCGGCCCCCGAGCGCGCTGTCCGAGCAGACGCGGGCGCTGCTGGCGCAGTACCCCTGGCCGGGCAACGTGCGTGAGCTGCGCAACGTGGTGGAGCGCGTGGTGAACATGGGGGAGGAGGGCCTGCCGGACATCGCTTCTCCCTCGGCGCCGGGGAGCAAGGACAAGCCACGCGTGGCCGTCCCTGTCACCGCGGCCGCCGCTGCTGCCGCGGCCGCGCCGGAGCTGGATCTGCCCTTCAAGGAGGCCAAGGAGCGGCTCATCGAAGGGTTCGAGCGCGACTACCTCAAGAGCCTCCTGGAGCGGTGCGAGGGCAACGTCTCGCGAGCTTCACGTGAAGCGGGCATCGACCGCGTCTACCTTCGCAAGCTGCTGAAGAAGCACGGGCTCCACGATCCCGACGGCCCATGA
- a CDS encoding trypsin-like serine protease, whose amino-acid sequence MVSVCGGCATQQPAAAPRTRRDEVLAVLPPGIWDASNTYSSVVALTKNGDNRPYCSGVLLHPRLILTAAHCVCRNARWDRDAKIRDLKSCLKRAFIQTAVYSSSEPNKPGDFKAYEGDVLPHPDFKIVLRVMDGQEKIVSANADLAVIRLTQAVAQAISSASLYPGGVSPGASITVTGFGVDQVDGKGQCAYRDTVPTRRFGNNTVSDTGEGGQVFQISDQSQALAACGDSGGGCFRENQLVGILSSVSIGGTSTYTSTHYYMQWIAKMITETAIVR is encoded by the coding sequence ATGGTGAGCGTGTGCGGTGGTTGTGCCACGCAGCAACCTGCGGCTGCTCCGCGAACCCGGCGCGACGAAGTTCTTGCAGTTCTGCCACCCGGTATCTGGGATGCCAGCAACACGTACTCATCGGTGGTTGCGCTCACGAAAAACGGGGACAACAGACCGTACTGCAGTGGAGTGCTGCTCCATCCAAGGCTGATCCTGACTGCAGCTCACTGTGTGTGCAGAAATGCCCGCTGGGATAGAGACGCGAAGATCAGAGACCTCAAGTCCTGTTTGAAGCGGGCCTTCATTCAAACGGCGGTCTACTCTTCCTCGGAGCCAAACAAGCCAGGCGATTTCAAGGCGTACGAGGGCGATGTGCTGCCTCACCCCGATTTCAAGATCGTGCTCAGGGTGATGGATGGCCAGGAGAAGATTGTATCAGCGAATGCGGATCTGGCAGTGATTCGGCTTACTCAAGCGGTGGCACAGGCCATTTCCTCCGCTTCACTGTATCCAGGCGGAGTTAGCCCAGGCGCCAGCATCACTGTCACGGGTTTCGGTGTGGATCAGGTCGATGGCAAGGGGCAGTGCGCCTATCGGGACACCGTTCCAACCCGCCGCTTCGGCAACAATACGGTCTCTGATACGGGAGAAGGTGGACAGGTGTTTCAAATCTCCGATCAGAGTCAAGCTTTAGCAGCATGTGGCGATAGCGGGGGAGGTTGCTTTCGTGAGAATCAGCTCGTGGGTATCCTCTCGAGTGTGAGCATCGGAGGGACGTCAACGTATACGAGCACGCATTACTACATGCAATGGATCGCCAAGATGATCACGGAGACCGCTATCGTGCGATGA
- a CDS encoding ATP-dependent RecD-like DNA helicase, with product MEGSLERVTFANEEAAWSVVRVVLPGRKEPITAVGNLLGVQPGESLRLTGHWVHDRKYGEQFRVISFATVKPATLVGIEKYLGSGLVKGVGPAMAKRLVAHFGLETLDIIDSKPERLAEVKGFGEKRRKLLRETWAEQRDIRQVMVFLQSHEVPASFAVKVYKQYGARSIDVVRDNPYRLAIDVYGIGFLTADRIARSLGVPSDSPKRAEAGVLHVLREFSEDGHLYAPRDKLTARTVELLAVPPSLVEAAITRLDAAEYIAVEGASALAHPRPEDACEAVYLKALHVSEIGVANLLKALCAWPSRPLEVDVERAITWAESRQGLSLAPEQKEAVRQAMVSKVLVITGGPGTGKTTLVNVILSILEKKERRILLSAPTGRAAKRLGETTGRAAETIHRLLEYNPRTHSFQRDRHLPLEADVLVLDEVSMVDTVLMLNVLKALPPHCQLLLVGDVDQLPSVGPGSVLQDIIASGHVPVVRLKHIFRQAQESLIITNAHRINQGELPQVPPADALADFYFIEKEEPEAILAALKTLVKERIPRRFGLHPVDEVQVLVPMNRGLIGTASLNAALQEHLNPSGEELARGSRTFRVGDKVMQVRNNYELGVFNGDIGRVEVIDKEEQSLVVRYDGRHVAYAWSDLDELVLAYATSVHKSQGSEYPCVVLPLHTQHFTLLQRNLLYTGVTRGRKLVVLVGSKKALGIAVRNGETQKRFTRLASRLRD from the coding sequence TTGGAGGGAAGCCTCGAGCGCGTCACCTTTGCCAACGAGGAGGCCGCCTGGAGCGTGGTGAGGGTGGTGCTCCCCGGACGCAAGGAACCCATCACCGCGGTGGGCAACCTCCTGGGCGTCCAGCCCGGGGAGTCCCTGCGCCTCACCGGCCACTGGGTGCACGACCGCAAGTACGGCGAGCAGTTCCGGGTCATCTCCTTCGCCACGGTGAAGCCGGCGACGCTGGTGGGCATCGAGAAGTACCTCGGCAGCGGCTTGGTGAAGGGCGTGGGCCCAGCCATGGCCAAGCGCCTCGTGGCGCACTTCGGCCTGGAGACGCTGGACATCATCGACTCGAAGCCCGAGCGCCTGGCCGAGGTGAAAGGTTTCGGAGAAAAGCGCCGCAAGCTCCTGCGCGAAACCTGGGCCGAGCAGCGGGACATCCGCCAGGTGATGGTCTTCCTGCAATCTCACGAGGTGCCGGCCAGCTTCGCGGTGAAGGTCTACAAGCAGTACGGTGCCCGCTCGATTGACGTCGTGCGCGACAATCCCTACCGGCTGGCCATCGACGTGTACGGCATCGGCTTTCTCACCGCCGACCGCATCGCCCGTTCCCTCGGCGTGCCCTCCGACTCGCCCAAGCGCGCCGAGGCGGGGGTGCTGCACGTGCTGCGCGAGTTCTCCGAGGACGGCCACCTCTACGCACCGCGCGACAAGCTCACCGCGCGCACGGTGGAACTGCTGGCGGTACCCCCTTCGCTCGTGGAGGCCGCCATCACCCGGCTGGACGCCGCCGAGTACATCGCCGTGGAGGGAGCCAGTGCCCTGGCCCACCCCCGCCCCGAGGATGCCTGCGAGGCGGTGTACCTGAAGGCCCTCCACGTCTCGGAGATCGGCGTCGCGAACCTCCTCAAGGCGCTGTGCGCCTGGCCCTCGCGGCCCCTGGAGGTGGACGTGGAGCGGGCCATCACCTGGGCCGAGAGCCGCCAGGGCCTCTCGCTGGCTCCCGAGCAGAAGGAGGCGGTGCGGCAGGCCATGGTGTCCAAGGTGCTGGTCATCACCGGCGGCCCGGGCACCGGGAAGACGACGCTGGTCAACGTCATCCTCTCCATCCTGGAGAAGAAGGAGCGAAGAATCCTGCTGTCGGCGCCCACTGGGCGCGCGGCCAAACGGCTGGGGGAGACGACGGGGCGAGCGGCGGAGACCATCCACCGGCTGCTCGAGTACAACCCGCGCACCCACAGCTTCCAGCGCGATCGGCACCTCCCGCTCGAGGCCGACGTGCTGGTGCTCGACGAGGTGTCCATGGTGGACACCGTGCTCATGCTCAACGTGCTCAAGGCGCTGCCGCCCCACTGCCAGTTGCTGCTCGTGGGAGATGTGGATCAGTTGCCGAGCGTGGGGCCGGGCAGCGTCCTCCAGGACATCATCGCCTCCGGGCACGTGCCGGTGGTGCGGCTGAAGCACATCTTCCGCCAGGCCCAGGAAAGCCTCATCATCACCAATGCCCACCGCATCAACCAGGGGGAGCTGCCCCAGGTGCCCCCCGCGGACGCGCTGGCCGACTTCTACTTCATCGAGAAGGAGGAGCCCGAGGCGATCCTCGCGGCCCTCAAGACGCTGGTGAAGGAGCGCATTCCGCGCCGCTTCGGGCTGCACCCGGTGGACGAGGTGCAGGTGCTGGTGCCGATGAACCGGGGCCTCATCGGCACCGCGAGCCTCAACGCCGCGCTCCAGGAGCACCTGAACCCTTCGGGCGAGGAGCTCGCCCGGGGCAGCCGGACGTTCCGCGTGGGCGACAAGGTGATGCAGGTGCGCAACAACTACGAGCTCGGCGTCTTCAACGGAGACATCGGGCGGGTGGAGGTTATCGACAAGGAGGAGCAGTCGCTGGTGGTGCGTTACGACGGGCGGCATGTGGCCTACGCTTGGTCGGACCTGGACGAGCTGGTGCTCGCCTACGCCACGAGCGTGCACAAGTCGCAAGGCAGCGAGTACCCGTGCGTGGTGCTGCCCCTGCATACCCAGCACTTCACGCTGCTACAGCGCAACCTGCTCTACACCGGGGTGACGCGAGGCCGGAAGCTGGTGGTGCTGGTGGGAAGCAAGAAGGCACTGGGGATCGCGGTACGCAACGGGGAAACGCAGAAGCGTTTCACGAGACTGGCCTCCCGGCTGCGAGACTGA
- a CDS encoding tetratricopeptide repeat protein produces MEHKGRTRWLPELGAPLREVDRLRRTGRYEQALARIRELAEAHPTQVRVLLEAGLTLAVWGRAPAEALQWFDRVLDLAPGHLTTRLHRALTLARVGRHEEAVADFNTVEAVGHRKLVILYAKRAESLRALGRHAEAERDWTQALDEDPGNPWLLQQRAQARAQLGKLTEAIQDLTDALATYQDEPVDPELLRDRGVLRARQGDTAGARADFEAGLAAFRQGDPPELLGSLREQLHAVQVPGESFSRDVVSREES; encoded by the coding sequence ATGGAGCACAAGGGACGCACACGGTGGCTGCCGGAGCTGGGGGCGCCGCTGCGCGAGGTGGATCGCCTGCGGCGCACCGGGCGCTATGAGCAAGCGCTGGCGCGGATCCGGGAACTGGCCGAGGCCCACCCCACACAGGTGCGAGTGCTGCTGGAGGCGGGGCTGACGCTCGCCGTCTGGGGTCGTGCTCCCGCCGAGGCGCTCCAGTGGTTCGACCGTGTCCTGGATCTGGCGCCGGGGCACCTCACCACGCGGCTGCACCGGGCCCTGACGCTCGCAAGGGTGGGCCGACACGAGGAGGCGGTGGCCGACTTCAACACGGTGGAGGCCGTGGGACACCGCAAGCTGGTCATCCTCTACGCGAAGCGCGCCGAGTCCCTGCGAGCACTTGGTCGCCACGCCGAGGCTGAGCGCGACTGGACGCAGGCGCTGGACGAGGATCCGGGGAACCCGTGGCTCCTGCAGCAGCGCGCCCAGGCACGGGCCCAGCTCGGAAAGCTGACGGAGGCCATCCAGGATCTCACCGACGCGCTGGCCACGTATCAGGACGAGCCGGTGGACCCAGAGCTGCTACGGGACCGAGGAGTGCTGCGCGCCCGGCAGGGGGACACCGCAGGAGCGCGCGCCGACTTCGAGGCCGGGCTCGCCGCTTTCCGCCAGGGAGATCCGCCTGAGCTGTTGGGCTCGCTGCGCGAGCAGCTCCATGCCGTGCAGGTGCCCGGGGAGTCCTTCTCGCGGGACGTGGTGTCTCGGGAAGAAAGCTGA